Part of the Zea mays cultivar B73 chromosome 4, Zm-B73-REFERENCE-NAM-5.0, whole genome shotgun sequence genome is shown below.
TTCAGATAAAGGGGTACTACTGTAACTGCTAAAAGGGGTGGCATGTGTCCTGTTATGCCATTACTATTTGCTCGTATCGAATAATGGTTTGGTTTGGCACATCTTATCTTCAACTTCACAAACAGAAGTTGTATCAAACAGAATGCTTTTATGATAACTTATCAGTTTAGATGCTCTATAGAACAAACTGAAAGCATATAAGGCTAGTCACACGGGTTGCCGCGCGAGGCTCCCTCCCCTTGCCCTGTAGCATGCATGGTGCCTACAGGGCGCCCGCTATGGCCGCAGCGGCGCTCTCTGCCAGGCTCCCTACGCGGGGGAAGCCAACGTCAGTACGCCACAGCTAGCGTCAATCCGCAAGCTACTCTAAACATTGTTCACATATTTAATAATTGAAAAAAATGGTAATAGATGATGAATAGGATTAGATAATAATATTGCCAGGCTCCCTATGCGGGAGAAGCCAACGCAACGTCAGTACGCCACAGCCAGCATCAGTCCACAAGCTACTCTAAACATTGTTCGCGTATttaatattttatagttgtagtgggatATAGGGAGAGATTTTAGGGGAAACCATTACAGGAGATAAAAAAAGTAGGGGATAAAATGTTAATATTGTGACGCAAAAAAGTGATTATAGGGTGAGAAATTTAGGATGAACCACTGCAGATAGTCTAAAATGTTTTTCACCAGCTTCTCTGATAAGTTGCTTCTCTAAAAAGCAGCTGCTGCGACAAACAGGGCTTACAAGTGATCTGTCAAGAACAAACTGGCAGCTGTGACAGACAGGGCTACAAGTGATCTTTCATGCGTCAAAAAATCTTAAAACACATGGCTACATCAGTCATATCAGGTTGTACAAGCAAAAATTGATGAGTCTGTCTCAGCATAATAAATACAGATGCTCGGAATGTGTAAAGATAACACAGACTTGGCATGGCATATAgtcaaaatttcaaaacttgaaaggaGCAACGTCTCGAAACTTCTATCACACGTCATCCGGCATAGATAACAAGCTGAAGCAGCATTATCAAACTTGCTCTCATGGTATGCATTTAAGTGCTAGATGATTGAACCCTTCGACTTAATCCTCATCCTCAACAACCTTAGTTCCCAAACCTTTGAGACCCTCCGGAGGGATCTCAGCTACTGTGACCAGAGAGTACTGCCCCTCCTTGGCGTCTTCCTCGTCGTTCCTCTTGCGGGCAATCCTGACACGGACTCGCCTCGGCACACTCCGGATACCGCTGCTCCAGACGTGCTTGTTGAGCTTCACATCGATCCGGACATCGGTGGTACCCATGGTCTTCTGGGCGAACTTCCTGATCTCCTTGATGGCATTCGGTGCCTTCTTCTTGAAGGTGCTGCATACAATTGTAGATTAATTAGTGTTGACTAAACTGACAAGATCAACTGAAGCATGGTTAGTGCTGTATACAATATAATTTTGCGTGTTCAAAAGAGATTTAACAGAATGGAACATCATGATATTGTACTTCTGCAATGTGCATGTAGCACTCAAATGGAACACATGACAGCATGTCGAGGCAACATGTGTAACGATGAGCGACATCTGTGTACCGGTCATGTAACTGTATCAACCACGAGATTGTATAAGACAGATACCTGACTATAACCGGACAATACAAAAGATATTACTGTATCAGAGAAACACCTTCAAAAAAATACGATGCAACTACAAATACAATGTGTATTATGGGAGGAAAATATACTGCCCAAATGGAACACATAGTAGCATTATGAGGCAATACGTGTAACGATGAGCAGATTGTATATACCGGGCATGTAACTGTGTTCAGCCAATGAAATAAGGCAGGCACCTGACTATACCCGAGTAGCACCTAATCGAACGGCGCCCACAGAACAAAATGCAACTACTGCCACCACTCACAAAGGCAAACAACAAGACAAACGCGAGATGAATGTGGGATCAgatacaagagcaagatcaactacACGCTATTCCCGCTCGGTCAGGTGATCCCGACTGTAGTCTAGCTGGTAAAAGATAATGCATCCGATCAGGTGTATCGACCATTCGCAAGCCCACATAGTGCTCACAGGCCGCAACCCTCCGCACCAGCATCTGATGTGTAAGCCCGACGCGGCTATAGAACAACACTATGCTCCCCAACACGTGGATCTAATAAGCTTGGGAAATGGAAGAGAAAGTTGGTGGTAGTACCATCCGTGGAGGCGCTTGTGGAGGTTGATGGTGTACTCGCGGGTCACCACCTCATCCTTGCGGGTGCCggtgccggcgccggcgccgcgccTCCTCTCGGACATCTCCGCTCCGCCGCCGGCAGAGCACCCTCCTTTCTTCTTCGCTCGGGCTAGAGGGAGGTTGCGGAGTCGAGATAAACCCTGATCGCCAGAGTCGCCATTTTATAGCGGCGCGAGTTAGGGCTACCTAATGTTCCGGGCCACCCCGCGCACATACATGGCCAGCCCATGTGTAATAATTAGGCCCATCTAGGTAGGCCCTCTACTCCTATTTTTAGTCATTTATTTATCCGAATCGCCTCTCCTAGTCTCCTAGAGAGACTCCTAGTCCCAACAATTATGTTGACTACTTGATTCTCAAAAAAAAAGTTATGGTGACTACTTGACTTGCGTGCTATTATCAGTAAAGGGTAGGCTGTCCCAGTCCCAGTTGAGACGTTGGCTTCAGCTGCTTGTTGGTGGTGATTCAGTTTGGCTTTGATTTGACAGGGCAGTTCAGTTCCACATATAGCTGCCATCTTGCCATCAACCGAGCAAGAGCGGCACAACAACTAACACGAACACGACCAGAATTTTGTAAACTACGATCATCTGCAACGAGGAACTATGCAAACTGACTAACCGAACCGCAACTCCGCCGAAGCCAAAACAGTCAGAGAGCGCAGCGTGGTGTGATCCTTGCAGGGACTGATAACATTCGACAGACAAAACGACTACTGAATAATATATCGGCTTCAAGTATCAAGTTTTCAGAATCAGAAAATAAAAGGTGATTGATAAGCTCATGATCACATCGGCGGATACCAGAGAGCATCAGGCAATACCCTGATTACATCTGCAGACACCAGGAAGCGGGGAGCCTCCCTCCGCCCAAGCCAAAGGCAGCATTGACAAATATGAACTAACGGCGGGCGACAGATATTCGAGAAGGTAGTACAATTTACAACCACAGAAATTACTTTATTTTACAGCTGTTTATCGCACAAAACCAGTTCACAAATGTTAATAACAATGTCAAATCATGTCAGTGCGAAAACAAACCGCAGTCCATGTGATAATGAAGCAGCGTTCTGAATTTCGGACCACGCCCTCGTGAAAATTTGTAGCCACGGTCAAATATGCCTACTAAGAGAAATTCTGAACAAGCATAGACCACACAGATTTCATAGTCTGAAAGATGTTGCGGCCATGAAGTTCAGAGGGAACAAACAAGTGAGAACCACCAGTTGACTACAGTGGTAAGAAGCCAGCACGTTTTGTTTCACAACTTCCTACCAAATGAATAACATTAGCCTAAACCATTCCAGACTTCTGAACTAGCAGTTGCCCACAACCACATTGTTACTTCGTACTCCATACTTCCTTTCCAAAATATAAGACGCTTTGGCTTCTGAACCCAGCCTGATCGGCTGCACATTTTGTGCTGCAggtgcaggtgcagctg
Proteins encoded:
- the LOC100285759 gene encoding 60S ribosomal protein L31 — its product is MSERRRGAGAGTGTRKDEVVTREYTINLHKRLHGCTFKKKAPNAIKEIRKFAQKTMGTTDVRIDVKLNKHVWSSGIRSVPRRVRVRIARKRNDEEDAKEGQYSLVTVAEIPPEGLKGLGTKVVEDED